A genome region from Anolis carolinensis isolate JA03-04 chromosome 6, rAnoCar3.1.pri, whole genome shotgun sequence includes the following:
- the dcakd gene encoding dephospho-CoA kinase domain-containing protein: protein MFLVGLTGGIASGKSTVVAILQELGCAVIDADVIARQVVQPSFRAYERIVHSFGPEIILENGELNREALGSIVFSQPEKRRLLNSITHPEIQKEMLKQILKYFLLGHRYVILDIPLLFETNTLTKFMKHTVLVYCDPQSQLSRLMKRNGLTQAEAEARIAAQLPLDQKVKMAKHVIDNSGDAEATRRQVLKLHAALEDSLDFLWVRLLVVAATAGVGSLVYCLLRQLVS from the exons ATGTTTTTGGTGGGACTGACAGGTGGCATTGCATCAGGGAAAAGCACTGTTGTAGCTATACTGCAGGAATTGGGCTGTGCTGTTATCGATGCTGATGTGATCGCCCGTCAAG TGGTCCAGCCAAGCTTTCGAGCATACGAGCGCATTGTGCATTCATTTGGTCCTGAGATTATCTTGGAGAATGGCGAGCTCAATCGTGAAGCTCTTGGAAGTATTGTTTTCTCCCAGCCAGAAAAACGTCGGCTACTAAACTCTATCACTCATCCCGAGATCCAGAAGGAGATGCTGAAACAGATCTTGAAATACTTTCTGCTGG GTCATCGGTATGTAATCTTGGACATTCCTCTCCTCTTTGAAACCAACACATTGACCAAGTTCATGAAACATACCGTTCTTGTGTACTG tgaccCGCAATCCCAGCTTTCTCGCCTGATGAAAAGGAACGGTTTGACCCAGGCTGAGGCAGAAGCACGCATTGCTGCCCAGCTGCCCCTTGACCAGAAAGTCAAGATGGCCAAGCACGTCATCGACAACTCGGGCGATGCTGAAGCCACAAGGAGGCAGGTCCTGAAGTTGCACGCGGCATTGGAGGACTCCTTGGACTTTCTCTGGGTGCGCCTGTTGGTTGTGGCAGCAACAGCCGGGGTCGGCAGCCTGGTATATTGCCTCCTGCGGCAACTTGTATCTTAA